In a single window of the Raphanus sativus cultivar WK10039 chromosome 9, ASM80110v3, whole genome shotgun sequence genome:
- the LOC108829954 gene encoding uncharacterized protein LOC108829954 translates to MGNVGGEFVLDQCKKGNSFFVEDDIRYEDFVRMVCGDYNISEMNAVEFSYMLPKRMMEQMASNTFPISLSSHRQLASFITLLKTDIMCIYVSVTANKGHRDVNRNQKPAVGENAAADFGSFGNFHYEKPSQETMKPSQETVKPSLGTMKPTQLRKSETIKSGDVFSGKKELIMKLRKISVIDRFDFIIKKSWKRLFYAKCFVPGCSWKIRASAMSISSPEFLVRKYTDFHTCSAAVRYSRNRQANAKCIGEMYVEGFSGGSDLRGIRPKHIMGCMRAVYEIEIGYTKAHGALAYARDMVRGTHASGYQDLPTYLYRIKEANPGTITELELDTENRFKYLFIAFSACIKGFPFMRRVIVINGAHLSGKFRGVMLVASCQDGDRGIYPIAFGIVNGEDASAWEWFFTQLRHVVGDGRNLAFVSDRCPAIAKSLTNVFPEAHRAYAFITLDKT, encoded by the coding sequence ATGGGTAATGTTGGCGGAGAGTTCGTTCTTGATCAATGTAAGAAGGGgaattctttttttgttgaagACGATATCAGATATGAGGATTTTGTCCGCATGGTTTGTGGAGATTACAATATTAGTGAGATGAATGCGGTCGAGTTCTCTTATATGTTGCCTAAACGTATGATGGAGCAAATGGCTAGCAATACCTTTCCGATTTCCTTGAGCAGCCACAGACAACTAGCAAGCTTCATCACATTGCTCAAGACGGACATTATGTGTATTTATGTCTCAGTGACTGCAAACAAAGGTCATCGTGATGTGAATAGAAATCAAAAGCCTGCTGTCGGAGAGAATGCTGCTGCGGATTTTGgtagttttggaaattttcatTACGAGAAGCCATCACAGGAGACTATGAAGCCATCCCAGGAGACTGTGAAGCCATCACTTGGGACAATGAAGCCAACACAGCTGCGGAAGAGTGAAACCATTAAGAGTGGTGACGTATTCAGTGGCAAGAAGGAACTAATAATGAAACTACGCAAGATTTCAGTGATCGATAGGTTTGATTTCATCATCAAAAAGTCATGGAAGCGCTTATTTTACGCAAAGTGCTTCGTTCCTGGATGTTCCTGGAAGATACGTGCTTCTGCTATGTCGATATCATCTCCAGAATTCCTCGTTCGTAAATACACTGATTTTCATACATGCTCTGCGGCTGTTAGGTATTCTCGTAACAGACAAGCAAATGCGAAATGTATTGGCGAGATGTATGTTGAGGGATTTAGTGGTGGTAGTGATCTTAGAGGAATCCGACCTAAACATATAATGGGCTGTATGAGGGCAGTTTATGAAATTGAAATCGGTTATACGAAGGCTCATGGCGCATTGGCATATGCACGGGATATGGTTAGAGGCACTCATGCCAGTGGCTATCAGGACTTGCCGACGTATCTATACAGAATAAAGGAGGCCAATCCAGGTACAATAACAGAGCTTGAACTTGATACGGAAAACAGGTTTAAGTATTTGTTCATTGCTTTTAGCGCATGTATCAAAGGCTTTCCGTTCATGAGGAGGGTTATTGTAATAAATGGAGCACATCTAAGTGGTAAGTTcagaggtgttatgttagtggCTTCATGTCAAGATGGAGATAGGGGTATATATCCTATAGCTTTTGGGATTGTTAATGGAGAGGATGCATCTGCATGGGAATGGTTTTTTACTCAGCTGCGTCATGTGGTGGGTGATGGTCGAAATTTGGCTTTCGTCTCTGACCGATGCCCAGCAATAGCCAAGTCTCTTACGAATGTTTTTCCGGAAGCTCATAGGGCATATGCTTTTATCACCTTGGACAAAACATGA